The following coding sequences are from one Paenibacillus stellifer window:
- the pstB gene encoding phosphate ABC transporter ATP-binding protein PstB, which yields MEATIAAPGIIQAAKSERNFRTENLSIFYGTYEAVKGISLPFPEKTVTALIGPSGCGKSTFLRSLNRMNDEISGSTTKGSIWIDGVDINAPGTDVIKLRQKIGMVWQKPNPFYKSIYDNIAFGPRYHGVKGKKALDDIVESSLRRAALWDEVKDRLKDSALALSGGQQQRLCIARALSVNPRILLLDEPASALDPVSTGKIEELIKELKEELRIVIVTHNMQQAARISDFTAYFYLGQLIEYGQTDKVFTNPENTMTQEYIMGRFG from the coding sequence ATGGAAGCGACAATTGCGGCACCAGGCATTATTCAGGCTGCCAAGTCGGAACGGAATTTCCGGACCGAGAACTTGAGTATTTTTTATGGAACGTATGAAGCGGTGAAGGGTATCAGCCTGCCTTTTCCCGAGAAGACGGTAACGGCTCTCATTGGTCCTTCCGGCTGCGGTAAGTCCACTTTCCTGCGGTCTCTGAACCGCATGAATGACGAAATCTCCGGCTCGACTACGAAAGGCAGCATCTGGATCGACGGTGTCGATATCAATGCACCGGGTACAGACGTGATCAAGCTGCGTCAGAAGATCGGGATGGTATGGCAGAAGCCGAATCCTTTTTACAAATCGATCTATGACAATATTGCCTTTGGTCCCCGTTATCATGGCGTGAAGGGCAAGAAGGCGCTGGATGACATCGTGGAGAGCAGCTTGCGCCGTGCAGCGCTGTGGGATGAAGTCAAGGACCGCCTGAAGGATTCAGCACTCGCGCTTTCCGGCGGACAACAGCAGCGTCTGTGCATCGCCCGCGCACTGTCGGTTAATCCGCGCATTCTGCTGCTGGACGAACCTGCATCGGCCCTTGACCCGGTATCTACTGGGAAGATCGAAGAGCTTATCAAGGAACTGAAGGAAGAATTGCGGATTGTTATCGTCACGCATAATATGCAGCAAGCAGCCAGAATTTCCGATTTCACCGCCTATTTCTATCTTGGTCAGCTTATTGAATACGGACAGACGGACAAGGTGTTCACAAATCCGGAGAATACGATGACGCAAGAATATATTATGGGAAGGTTCGGCTGA
- the pstC gene encoding phosphate ABC transporter permease subunit PstC: MVQKTKVLSGKNSKSRLEKHHIEDLIGRSYMSFCVLLLIVAIVSMVYFVMSKGLSTFAVNKVSVSEFLFGTTWSPEGDNPSYGAFPFIAGSFVTTLLAALIASPLSICAALFMTEIVPGWGKKLLQPVIELLSGIPSVVYGFVGLSVIVPFLRNVFPGQGIGVAAGALVLSVMILPTITSVAADALSALPNNLKESSYALGATRWQTIARVVLPTTMPAIMTGVVLGMARAFGEALAVQMVIGNAPFIPKSLFESASTLTSVITLSMGNTTMGSPQNNALWSMALVLMLMTFLFVFVVRLLEKRRAIR, from the coding sequence ATGGTTCAAAAAACAAAAGTTTTGTCCGGCAAAAACTCCAAATCCCGTTTGGAAAAACATCATATTGAAGATCTAATCGGACGTTCTTACATGTCCTTTTGCGTGCTTCTACTAATTGTCGCCATTGTTTCCATGGTGTATTTTGTTATGTCAAAAGGTTTGTCTACATTCGCGGTGAACAAGGTGAGCGTATCGGAGTTTCTGTTCGGAACCACCTGGTCGCCGGAGGGTGACAATCCTTCTTATGGAGCTTTCCCGTTTATTGCCGGCTCATTTGTGACGACGCTGCTGGCTGCTCTAATTGCCAGCCCGCTGAGCATTTGCGCTGCGCTCTTTATGACCGAAATCGTTCCGGGTTGGGGCAAAAAGCTTCTTCAGCCGGTTATTGAGCTGCTGTCCGGTATTCCGTCCGTTGTGTACGGATTCGTCGGACTCAGCGTTATTGTGCCGTTCCTTCGTAATGTATTCCCCGGCCAGGGAATTGGTGTCGCGGCCGGCGCACTTGTACTGTCCGTTATGATTCTGCCAACGATTACGAGTGTGGCGGCGGACGCGCTTTCCGCGCTGCCTAACAACCTGAAGGAATCCTCTTACGCGCTTGGAGCAACAAGATGGCAGACGATCGCGCGCGTAGTGCTGCCGACAACGATGCCAGCCATCATGACAGGTGTCGTGCTCGGCATGGCCCGCGCATTCGGTGAGGCTCTTGCTGTACAGATGGTTATCGGCAACGCACCGTTCATTCCGAAGTCTCTGTTCGAGTCGGCATCCACGCTGACCAGCGTAATTACCCTGAGTATGGGCAACACGACGATGGGCTCGCCGCAGAATAACGCGCTGTGGAGCATGGCGCTCGTGCTGATGCTGATGACATTCTTGTTCGTATTTGTAGTTCGTCTGCTGGAGAAGAGGAGGGCAATCCGATGA
- a CDS encoding DUF421 domain-containing protein, which yields MPTWLEVILRTLVAIVVLFLLTKLLGKRQISQLSFFEYITGITIGSIAATLSLETDQNWYLGFLALLVWCTVSFIIEFVQLKSKKARDFLDFKATVLIKDGQIQEANLKKERLTSDELLVQLRSKNVFKIADVEFAILEPNGEINVLVKRENQPLTPKSLGVKVAPEMVAQAVIMDGKLIPEGLDSIKKTPEWLMNELEKLELNVHDVFLGQVDAYGELTVDLYADKAQIQQPQQKPELYALLKKCEADLEMFGLSTTNEDAKKLYEQCSVELQKVIQELKPLLCT from the coding sequence ATGCCGACCTGGCTTGAAGTAATTCTACGGACTTTAGTCGCCATTGTGGTGCTGTTTCTGCTGACCAAGCTGCTGGGGAAACGTCAGATCTCGCAGCTTTCTTTTTTTGAATACATTACAGGGATTACGATCGGGAGCATCGCCGCTACGCTTTCGCTTGAAACAGACCAGAATTGGTATTTGGGGTTCTTAGCTTTGCTTGTCTGGTGCACCGTATCCTTTATCATCGAGTTCGTCCAGCTAAAGAGCAAGAAAGCGAGAGATTTTCTGGATTTCAAGGCTACGGTCCTTATCAAGGACGGTCAGATCCAGGAGGCGAATTTGAAGAAGGAGCGCCTTACCTCGGATGAGCTGCTGGTGCAGCTTCGTTCCAAGAATGTCTTTAAGATTGCGGATGTGGAGTTCGCTATTCTGGAGCCCAACGGAGAAATCAACGTGCTGGTGAAGCGCGAGAATCAGCCGCTTACGCCGAAATCGCTCGGAGTCAAGGTTGCACCTGAAATGGTGGCCCAAGCGGTTATTATGGACGGCAAACTCATTCCCGAAGGACTCGATTCGATCAAGAAGACACCTGAATGGCTGATGAATGAGCTGGAGAAGCTGGAGCTGAACGTGCACGATGTATTCCTGGGACAGGTCGATGCGTACGGTGAGCTGACCGTTGATTTATATGCCGACAAGGCGCAGATTCAGCAGCCTCAGCAGAAGCCCGAACTGTACGCCCTGCTCAAGAAATGCGAAGCCGATCTGGAAATGTTCGGTCTCTCCACGACGAATGAGGATGCCAAGAAGCTGTATGAACAATGCTCGGTCGAGCTTCAAAAGGTCATTCAGGAGCTCAAACCGCTGCTGTGCACATAA
- a CDS encoding M15 family metallopeptidase, which translates to MFAVILLLIAAGALSGGTHGPSAAHAASASSIVKPAKQYPFPKGFVYVDEVIPAARFDIRYYGEDNFVGRRIAGYKAPYAILTRQAADALKKVSDEVASKGYGIKIYDAYRPQKAVNDFIAWSKESSDIKMKQRYYPRLDKKNLFRLGFIAGKVRAQQGKYRRYHPR; encoded by the coding sequence ATGTTCGCAGTGATTCTTCTGCTGATAGCGGCCGGGGCGCTGTCTGGAGGCACTCATGGCCCTTCGGCAGCACATGCCGCATCAGCATCATCCATAGTCAAACCAGCCAAGCAATACCCGTTCCCCAAGGGATTTGTCTATGTGGATGAAGTGATCCCGGCGGCAAGGTTCGATATCCGCTATTATGGCGAAGATAATTTCGTTGGCAGGCGTATTGCCGGATACAAGGCGCCCTACGCGATTCTGACCAGGCAGGCGGCGGATGCGCTGAAGAAGGTAAGCGACGAAGTTGCATCCAAGGGCTACGGAATCAAGATCTATGACGCTTATCGTCCGCAGAAGGCGGTCAATGATTTTATCGCCTGGTCCAAAGAGTCTTCGGACATCAAAATGAAGCAGCGGTACTACCCGAGGCTCGACAAGAAGAATTTGTTCAGGCTGGGCTTCATCGCAGGCAAAGTCAGGGCACAGCAGGGGAAGTACCGTCGATATCACCCTCGTTAA
- a CDS encoding PstS family phosphate ABC transporter substrate-binding protein, protein MRSKKSWVLALALTSVMALSACGNNNGGNNAAGSSNAPASSAPTETSGGTEVSGSILASGSTALQPLVEQVAEKFMEKNTGVDIQVQGGGSGTGLTQVAEKQVDIGNSDVFAEEKLKDADADKAKALVDHQVAVVAIAAVAHPGVGVDNLTKQQLVDIFTGKITNWKDVGGTDQKIQIINRPASSGTRATFEKFALGTKTEDLQGSIQEDSSGTVKKMIGETPGAIGYLALSYLDNTVQTLKYDSVDPSVDNVVSGKYPVWAYEHMYTNGEPNATVKAFLDYFLTDEVQNGDVTELGYIPANKMQVSRDVSGTVTNK, encoded by the coding sequence ATGCGTTCTAAAAAATCCTGGGTACTGGCACTTGCATTAACCAGCGTGATGGCACTTTCGGCATGCGGAAATAATAATGGGGGAAATAACGCGGCAGGCAGCAGCAATGCTCCGGCCAGCAGCGCGCCTACAGAGACAAGCGGCGGCACAGAGGTTAGCGGTTCGATTCTGGCTTCCGGCTCGACGGCTCTTCAGCCGCTCGTGGAACAGGTTGCTGAGAAATTCATGGAGAAGAACACCGGCGTTGACATTCAGGTTCAAGGCGGAGGCAGCGGCACTGGTTTGACACAGGTAGCCGAGAAGCAAGTGGATATCGGTAACTCCGATGTGTTTGCAGAAGAGAAGCTTAAAGATGCTGATGCGGACAAAGCTAAGGCACTTGTAGATCATCAGGTGGCAGTTGTTGCAATCGCCGCCGTTGCCCATCCGGGTGTTGGCGTTGACAACCTGACAAAGCAGCAGCTGGTTGATATTTTCACAGGCAAGATCACGAACTGGAAAGATGTAGGCGGAACAGATCAGAAGATCCAGATCATCAACCGTCCGGCAAGCTCCGGTACACGCGCAACCTTCGAGAAATTCGCACTGGGAACGAAGACGGAAGACCTTCAGGGCTCCATCCAGGAAGATTCCTCGGGTACGGTTAAGAAAATGATCGGCGAAACGCCGGGAGCGATCGGTTACCTGGCTCTGTCCTACCTGGACAACACGGTTCAAACGCTGAAATACGACAGTGTAGATCCTTCCGTTGACAATGTCGTGAGCGGTAAGTATCCGGTATGGGCTTACGAGCACATGTACACGAACGGCGAGCCGAATGCTACGGTCAAAGCCTTCCTGGATTACTTCCTGACTGATGAAGTCCAGAACGGCGACGTGACGGAGCTTGGATACATCCCGGCGAACAAGATGCAGGTATCCCGCGACGTAAGCGGAACGGTAACGAACAAGTAA
- a CDS encoding SDR family NAD(P)-dependent oxidoreductase, producing the protein MNRKIALVTGANRGIGFEISRLLGRAGVTVLMAARTIEAAENAAKRAAEEVEIDAIGVKLEVTNPEDVAALAEWIDTRYGRLDILVNNAGILKHTAGGDAEAFRQTLEVNTVAPYQLTEALLPLILRSDSGRIVNQSSAIGSLELMHSDATVRRIGDPGYAASKAALNMLTSYWAQKLEGTTVKVNSAHPGLVKTDMTGDSGQISAEEGAGTAVKLALLGPDGPSGRFYYKDQELPW; encoded by the coding sequence ATGAATCGCAAAATCGCATTGGTAACGGGAGCTAATCGGGGGATCGGATTTGAAATTTCAAGACTGCTGGGCAGAGCCGGAGTTACTGTCCTCATGGCGGCGCGGACCATTGAAGCTGCGGAGAACGCGGCAAAGCGTGCTGCTGAAGAAGTGGAGATCGATGCAATCGGCGTGAAGCTGGAGGTGACGAATCCGGAGGATGTCGCAGCCTTGGCGGAATGGATTGATACCCGCTATGGCCGGCTCGATATTTTGGTGAATAACGCAGGCATTTTGAAGCATACGGCTGGAGGAGATGCGGAGGCATTTCGCCAAACGCTTGAAGTGAATACGGTTGCGCCTTACCAATTGACAGAAGCTCTGCTTCCGCTGATTCTTCGGAGCGATTCCGGCCGAATTGTGAATCAGAGCAGCGCGATCGGCTCTCTGGAGCTGATGCATAGCGACGCGACCGTCCGCAGAATCGGTGATCCGGGCTATGCAGCATCCAAGGCGGCGCTTAACATGCTGACATCTTATTGGGCACAGAAGCTGGAGGGAACCACAGTCAAGGTCAACTCGGCGCATCCCGGTCTGGTTAAGACCGACATGACAGGGGATAGCGGACAGATTTCGGCGGAAGAAGGCGCCGGGACGGCGGTGAAGCTTGCACTGCTGGGACCTGACGGTCCAAGCGGACGCTTTTATTACAAAGATCAGGAGTTGCCATGGTAA
- a CDS encoding M15 family metallopeptidase, whose protein sequence is MTLVNLRTGTLVDMGGPHDFFGELSYYNYPLLTNAQKQNRKLLKDAMEQAGFKGYSKEWWHFTLVDEPYPHTYFNFDVK, encoded by the coding sequence ATCACCCTCGTTAATCTTCGCACGGGAACGCTTGTCGATATGGGCGGCCCGCATGACTTTTTCGGCGAGCTTTCCTACTACAATTACCCGCTGTTAACAAACGCGCAGAAGCAGAACCGCAAGCTGCTCAAAGACGCCATGGAACAGGCCGGATTCAAGGGTTACAGCAAGGAATGGTGGCATTTTACCCTTGTGGATGAGCCATATCCCCATACGTATTTTAATTTCGATGTAAAATGA
- a CDS encoding TetR/AcrR family transcriptional regulator encodes MSPRAGLDKSKIVAAAVEIADEQGVEGVTLAALAARLGVRSPSLYNHIDGQNGLRTLLAVHGLNKLGDEIGGASQGLSGSEAIQAMGKGYAEFAKRHPGLYEMTLQAPDGDHPELIEAGERVLKLIIDLLKPYNLDEQAELHAVRGLRSILHGFASLEQKGGFGMPLDTGLSLQTTLEAYLSGIDKFRGL; translated from the coding sequence ATGTCACCGAGAGCCGGATTGGACAAATCCAAAATTGTAGCGGCGGCTGTTGAAATAGCCGATGAGCAGGGAGTGGAGGGCGTTACGCTTGCCGCATTGGCAGCCAGACTAGGCGTACGCTCGCCTTCTCTGTACAACCATATCGATGGACAGAACGGGCTGCGCACACTGCTTGCAGTCCATGGTTTAAACAAGTTAGGTGATGAAATTGGCGGGGCCTCACAGGGATTGAGCGGATCTGAAGCCATTCAGGCAATGGGCAAGGGATATGCGGAATTTGCCAAGCGGCATCCCGGCTTGTATGAAATGACACTGCAGGCGCCCGATGGGGATCATCCGGAATTGATCGAAGCAGGAGAGCGGGTGCTGAAGCTGATCATCGATCTGCTTAAGCCTTACAATCTGGATGAACAGGCTGAACTGCATGCGGTGCGCGGCTTGCGCAGCATTCTTCACGGCTTCGCCTCTCTGGAACAGAAGGGGGGCTTCGGCATGCCCTTGGATACCGGACTCAGTCTGCAGACGACGCTGGAGGCTTATCTCAGCGGGATCGACAAATTCAGGGGTCTTTAG
- a CDS encoding MFS transporter produces MRTTDRTPRWYYGWTVVAIVFLVLLVSAGISSVPSVLMLQFEREFGWSRSAVSGALSIRIFLYGLMGPFSAALMARFGIRRIMLLTLSLLAGSLALTPWMSELWQFFALWGVIIGLATGALANVLGVTVAGRWFVKHRGLVVGILTASAATGQLLFLPLLAEISVSWGWRYSIYTTIAVLLVLIPFVAVFMKDHPYDVNLPALGENVPTPPPVFTGRIVTAPLLALKDAVKSGTFWLLAGTFFFCGFSTNGLIGTHLIPACSDYNIAVVTASGLLALMGMFDLIGTTLSGWLSDRFDSRWLLCWYYGLRGLSLVFLPQALSGGYTMMLVFAVFYGLDLIATVPPTVKLAADHFGREKSGMVFGWILVAHQLGASSAAYGAGVMRQWLGSYSVPFVIAGLLCLFASLLAIRVSNFRKTAAAANS; encoded by the coding sequence ATGCGTACGACAGACAGAACGCCCCGCTGGTATTATGGCTGGACAGTAGTCGCAATTGTTTTTCTGGTACTTCTCGTATCTGCGGGGATCAGCTCCGTACCGAGCGTGCTGATGCTCCAGTTTGAACGTGAGTTCGGATGGAGCCGCTCTGCAGTATCTGGCGCATTATCCATCCGCATTTTTCTATATGGACTCATGGGGCCTTTCTCTGCGGCGCTAATGGCCCGCTTCGGTATCAGGCGGATCATGCTGCTTACACTTAGTTTGCTGGCTGGAAGCCTTGCCCTGACTCCATGGATGAGCGAGCTATGGCAATTCTTCGCACTCTGGGGTGTTATTATTGGCCTTGCCACCGGAGCGCTTGCCAACGTACTCGGCGTTACGGTTGCGGGACGCTGGTTCGTGAAACACCGGGGACTGGTCGTTGGAATATTGACAGCGAGCGCAGCGACTGGCCAGCTGCTCTTTCTGCCGCTGCTTGCCGAGATATCGGTCTCATGGGGCTGGCGCTACTCCATCTACACGACGATTGCCGTATTGCTGGTTTTGATCCCTTTCGTTGCAGTTTTTATGAAGGATCACCCATACGATGTCAATCTTCCTGCGCTTGGAGAGAATGTCCCGACACCGCCGCCGGTGTTCACGGGCCGTATTGTTACCGCGCCGCTGCTGGCGCTTAAGGATGCAGTGAAGAGCGGCACCTTCTGGCTTCTGGCCGGCACTTTCTTCTTCTGCGGTTTCTCGACGAACGGACTGATCGGGACGCATCTGATACCTGCCTGTAGCGACTATAATATTGCGGTTGTCACCGCCTCCGGATTACTGGCCCTGATGGGGATGTTCGATTTGATTGGCACCACGCTATCCGGCTGGTTATCCGACCGGTTCGACAGCCGCTGGCTGCTGTGCTGGTATTATGGTCTTCGCGGTTTGTCCCTGGTCTTTCTCCCGCAGGCCTTAAGCGGCGGATATACAATGATGCTGGTCTTCGCCGTCTTCTACGGCCTGGACTTGATTGCAACCGTGCCTCCGACCGTGAAGCTGGCAGCGGATCATTTTGGCCGGGAGAAGTCAGGGATGGTGTTCGGCTGGATTCTCGTTGCCCATCAGCTTGGTGCATCATCGGCCGCTTATGGAGCAGGCGTAATGAGACAGTGGCTCGGCAGCTATTCAGTTCCGTTCGTTATAGCGGGTCTGCTGTGTCTGTTTGCATCCCTTCTCGCCATCAGAGTGTCCAACTTTCGCAAAACCGCAGCTGCAGCTAACAGTTGA
- a CDS encoding MBL fold metallo-hydrolase, protein MRVTREGKLIQLTWMPRFFPVNCYMVEEERELTLIDAGMPFSLKGIIAFAEELGKPLTRIVLTHAHDDHVGAVDALKRLLPEAQLCISERDASLLRGDRSLRAGEPDTPIRGGVPKKIASLPDMLIQDGAEIGSLTALSTPGHTPGSMTFLDRRSGAVIAGDAFQTFRATAVSGITVPLFPFPSLATWSKEKALESAKRIRELNPALLAVGHGDMLKNPALLMDAAIAKAERQLKHN, encoded by the coding sequence ATGCGTGTTACTCGCGAAGGTAAGCTGATCCAGTTGACATGGATGCCCCGGTTCTTCCCGGTCAACTGTTATATGGTGGAAGAGGAACGGGAACTGACTTTAATTGACGCAGGTATGCCGTTTAGTCTGAAAGGAATCATTGCGTTCGCGGAGGAGCTTGGCAAGCCGCTTACGCGAATCGTTCTGACCCATGCGCATGACGATCATGTCGGAGCCGTCGACGCGTTGAAACGTCTGCTGCCCGAAGCGCAGCTCTGTATTTCGGAACGTGATGCCAGCCTGCTGAGAGGTGACCGTTCGCTTCGCGCCGGCGAGCCCGATACGCCGATTCGCGGAGGGGTGCCGAAGAAGATTGCCAGTCTTCCCGATATGCTGATCCAGGATGGTGCAGAAATCGGCTCGCTTACTGCCTTGTCGACTCCGGGCCATACTCCCGGCTCCATGACGTTCCTTGACCGCCGAAGCGGCGCGGTTATCGCGGGAGATGCGTTTCAGACCTTCCGTGCTACGGCGGTATCCGGCATCACCGTTCCGCTCTTTCCATTTCCTTCGCTGGCGACCTGGAGCAAGGAAAAGGCGCTGGAGAGTGCCAAACGGATTCGAGAGCTGAACCCTGCGCTGCTGGCAGTGGGTCATGGAGATATGCTGAAGAATCCGGCACTGCTTATGGATGCGGCGATAGCCAAAGCGGAACGCCAGCTCAAGCATAACTGA
- a CDS encoding AzlC family ABC transporter permease — protein MQTAGMDTPGEQAGQESFLRGVKDCLPTLLGYLSIGFAAGVVEKTAGLSIAEIALLSAVLYAGSAQFIAAGMMALNSSALSIIVTIFFVNLRHLLLSAALSPYFRHLSPFRNMLIGSLLTDETFGVAINEAASRKRISEKWMHGLNLTAYLNWIAANLAGAFLGQWISDPERFGLDFALPAMFVGLLVLTILSRKSLRRDIAVGLAAAVIAVGVSLIASPSVGVIAATLAASTFGMVVERWK, from the coding sequence ATGCAGACAGCCGGGATGGACACGCCCGGGGAGCAGGCCGGTCAGGAGAGCTTCCTTAGAGGAGTCAAGGACTGCCTACCTACGCTGCTTGGGTACTTGAGCATCGGGTTTGCGGCAGGCGTCGTCGAGAAGACAGCAGGACTCAGCATTGCGGAGATCGCGCTGTTATCCGCCGTGTTATATGCCGGATCGGCACAGTTCATTGCTGCGGGCATGATGGCTCTGAACAGCTCCGCACTGAGCATCATCGTTACCATTTTTTTCGTGAATTTGCGGCATCTGCTGCTCAGCGCGGCGCTGTCTCCATACTTCCGCCATCTTTCGCCCTTCCGCAATATGCTGATCGGGAGCCTGCTGACGGATGAAACCTTCGGAGTGGCGATTAACGAAGCTGCTTCCCGCAAGCGGATCAGTGAGAAATGGATGCACGGTCTGAATCTTACCGCTTATCTGAACTGGATCGCGGCCAATTTGGCTGGCGCTTTTCTAGGTCAATGGATTTCCGATCCTGAGCGGTTCGGTCTGGATTTCGCGCTGCCCGCTATGTTTGTCGGTCTGCTGGTGCTGACCATATTGAGCAGAAAGAGCCTTCGCCGCGATATTGCAGTAGGATTGGCTGCCGCTGTCATCGCTGTCGGTGTGTCCTTGATCGCTTCGCCGAGCGTAGGCGTCATTGCGGCTACGCTCGCCGCTTCAACCTTCGGAATGGTGGTGGAACGATGGAAGTAA
- a CDS encoding TetR/AcrR family transcriptional regulator has protein sequence MARPREFDEAAALDKAMELFWTKGYDKTSVQDLCQHTGVHRGSLYDTFGDKNELFLSALDRFRHNISGRLFGVLEEPGEPREKLILFFEKVIDSSMDQSLGRRGCFIANTAVESAVTDARIAGRVEAALNDMEERFYTFLLRAREAGQLKGRRNLRELARFLVGVKQGLHIMAKTALDRKTLADVYLVALTAVF, from the coding sequence GTGGCCAGACCCAGAGAGTTCGACGAGGCGGCAGCATTGGATAAGGCGATGGAGCTGTTCTGGACCAAGGGCTATGATAAGACATCGGTACAGGATTTATGCCAGCACACCGGCGTTCATCGCGGCAGTCTGTATGATACGTTCGGAGACAAGAATGAGTTGTTTCTGTCTGCGCTTGACCGGTTCAGACACAACATATCCGGAAGGCTGTTCGGCGTGCTGGAGGAGCCAGGAGAGCCGCGTGAGAAGCTCATCCTATTCTTCGAGAAAGTGATCGACAGCTCAATGGATCAAAGCCTGGGGCGGAGAGGCTGCTTCATTGCCAACACGGCGGTTGAATCGGCGGTCACCGATGCCAGAATAGCCGGACGCGTCGAAGCTGCTCTCAACGATATGGAGGAGAGATTCTACACGTTTCTGCTGCGGGCACGGGAAGCGGGACAGCTAAAGGGGAGACGGAATTTAAGGGAGCTGGCGCGCTTTCTGGTGGGTGTGAAGCAGGGGCTTCACATTATGGCCAAGACGGCGCTCGACCGGAAGACGCTGGCAGATGTCTATTTGGTGGCCTTGACGGCTGTTTTTTGA
- a CDS encoding DUF1657 domain-containing protein — protein sequence MTVASQVKTCMSSLKSAQASLESFALSTQNQDAKNLFTNAAQQTQQIVQQVESRIQQLENEEPQYRGF from the coding sequence GTGACCGTAGCTTCCCAAGTCAAAACCTGCATGTCCTCGCTCAAGAGCGCCCAGGCCAGCCTGGAGTCGTTCGCGCTGTCCACTCAGAATCAGGATGCCAAGAATCTGTTCACCAACGCTGCACAGCAGACTCAGCAGATCGTGCAGCAGGTAGAGAGCCGCATTCAGCAACTGGAGAATGAAGAGCCGCAGTACAGAGGGTTCTAA
- the pstA gene encoding phosphate ABC transporter permease PstA, translated as MKAKTADKIATVVIVTFALLIVAVLAGLLGYILFRGVSHISWDFLTSVPQKIRAGGGIGPQLFNSLFLLVLTLIITVPLGLGAGIYMAEYARPGRITDFIRLIVEVLSSFPSIVVGLFGLLLIVNIFGLGFSLVSGALALTVFNLPLMVRITEQAFRSVPTQQKEAGFALGLSKWKIVTTVLFPVALPAIITGTILSAGRVFGEAAALMFTAGMSSPRLDFTNWNPLSSNSPLNPFRPAETLAVHIWKINSEGLAPDATQIAAGASAVLVIMVLLFNLAARFFGRFIYRKLTASRRMN; from the coding sequence ATGAAAGCCAAGACAGCGGATAAAATCGCTACCGTTGTTATCGTCACATTCGCACTGCTGATCGTGGCCGTATTGGCCGGATTGCTGGGTTATATCCTGTTCCGCGGCGTCAGCCATATCAGCTGGGATTTCCTGACCTCTGTTCCGCAGAAGATCCGGGCAGGCGGCGGGATCGGACCGCAGCTGTTCAATTCGCTGTTCTTGCTGGTGCTTACCCTTATCATTACTGTTCCGCTTGGACTTGGCGCCGGGATCTATATGGCCGAATACGCGCGCCCCGGTAGAATAACAGACTTCATTCGCCTCATCGTGGAGGTACTGTCTTCGTTTCCGTCGATCGTTGTCGGCCTGTTCGGCCTGCTTCTGATCGTCAATATTTTCGGCCTTGGATTCTCGCTCGTCTCAGGAGCGCTGGCGCTCACTGTGTTCAACCTGCCGCTGATGGTGCGTATTACGGAGCAGGCGTTCCGAAGTGTGCCTACCCAGCAGAAGGAAGCCGGCTTTGCGCTCGGCTTGTCCAAGTGGAAGATCGTTACGACCGTGCTTTTTCCTGTAGCGCTGCCCGCTATCATCACAGGCACAATACTGTCGGCAGGACGCGTGTTTGGTGAAGCGGCTGCCTTGATGTTCACGGCTGGGATGAGCAGCCCGAGACTGGATTTCACCAACTGGAATCCGCTTAGTTCCAACTCGCCGCTCAATCCGTTCCGACCTGCTGAGACGCTGGCCGTTCATATCTGGAAGATCAACAGTGAAGGGCTTGCTCCTGACGCCACACAGATTGCGGCGGGTGCTTCAGCCGTCCTGGTGATCATGGTGCTGTTGTTCAACCTCGCTGCCCGCTTCTTCGGCCGGTTCATCTACCGGAAGCTGACGGCATCCCGAAGAATGAACTAA
- a CDS encoding AzlD domain-containing protein, translated as MEVRSYVLMVIVGAAAVTFIPRVLPLMVLSRFRIPDWGMRWLHYVPVSIMAALVAQELLVKDGSLIPLSRNTGLWAALPAFWVAAKTRSLLAAVITGIVCAMVLRMLL; from the coding sequence ATGGAAGTAAGAAGCTATGTATTGATGGTCATTGTGGGGGCTGCGGCGGTCACATTCATTCCCCGTGTTCTGCCGCTTATGGTATTGAGCCGCTTCAGAATTCCCGACTGGGGCATGCGCTGGCTTCATTATGTGCCGGTTTCGATTATGGCGGCGCTTGTCGCCCAGGAACTGCTCGTCAAAGATGGAAGCCTGATTCCCTTGTCCCGGAACACCGGGCTCTGGGCGGCGCTGCCCGCATTTTGGGTGGCCGCCAAAACCCGAAGCTTGCTTGCTGCGGTAATCACCGGCATCGTCTGCGCAATGGTTCTGCGGATGCTGCTGTAG